Genomic window (Flavobacteriales bacterium):
CCCTGCTCGGCGGCAGCCCGGACGCAGGAGGCACGTGGAAAGACCCGAACAACCAGAACAACAACGGCTCCTATGTTCCCGGTCCCGGTGCGGTGCAGGGCGGTTATACGTATACCGTGGCGGGCCTCAGCCCGTGTGCCAATGCCTCCGCCGTGGTGACCGTGACCCAGCACCGCAGGCCTGTCGCCGGCACGAGCGCCCCTTTGCCGCTGTGCAGCACCGATGATCCGGTCAACCTCTTCAACAGCTTGGGCGGCACACCGGACGCTGGTGGTACGTGGACCGGTCCGGGCGGTGCGACCAGCAACGGCGTGTTCCTCCCGTCCGCTGCCGGAACCTTCGTGTACAAATACAAGGTGACAGGCACGGCACCCTGCGATCCCGATAGTGCGACGGTCACGGTGACCGTGACCCAGGCTCCCAATGCCGGGACCAGCGGCACCTTGACCATCTGTTCCGGCCAGAACACCGTGGACCTTTTCGATGGACTTGGCGGAACGCCGGACATGAACGGCACATGGAGCGAAATAATTGTGACGGGCCGGCTCAGCAGCCACTTCTTCAACCCCGGGGTACCCACACAACTCCCTCCGGGGAATTATGATTTCAGATACATCGTTCCAGCAAGCGGGCTTTGCGTAGCGGATACCGCAACGGTGCGCGTGACCATTGTTCCCTTGCTGGATGCCGGTAACAATGGCACGAAGAACGTGTGCAACACCGAGACCCAGGTGAACCTATTCACCGGTCTGGGGGGATCGCCCCAACCCGGTGGTGTCTGGGTGGATCTGGACGCGACCGGCCAACTTACCGGGCAGCACTTCAATGCCCAGGGCTCCGGTGCCGGCACCTACCAGTTCCGGTATAGGCTTACCGGTGCATTGGGATGTAATTCGGACTCGGCCACGGTCACGGTGAACGTGATCGCCGGCCCGAATGCTGGCCACGAAGGGTTTGTGACCTTCTGTTCGGACGGCCCCCCGGTGAGCTTGTTTTCCTACATCAGTCCTGCCGATGCAAACGGAACATGGCGCAAGCCCGCACCTGGCAACCAGGTCTTCTCTGGTGTCTACGATCCGCCCACTTTCTCCCCCGGTGACTATACCTATACCGTTAGCGGAACGGGGCCTTGCAGTGCGGCCGTGGCCGTGGTGCATGTAAGCGAGACACCCGCAGCTAACCCCGGGAATGCGGCGGTGGTCACCAAATGCGCGAACGATCCGTCCTTCGATATGACCAATGCCTTGGGCGGGACCCCGGCCACGAACGGGACCTGGCTCGACCCGATAGGTATGAGCCATACCAATATTTTCGTGCCTGGACTGGATCCCGCAGGTGTTTATCTGTATACCGTGGCGGGCACCTTCCCTTGTGGGAATAAAACAGTGTCGCTCACGGTGAATGTGAATCCCGTGCCCATGGCCGGTGGTGATGCCGCCATCACAGTGTGTGAAAACGCTTCGGGCTTTCCGCTCTTCAATCTGCTTACCGGAGCGGACCTCGGTGGTGCTTGGTATGATCCGGACATGGACGTATTCCCCACCGGTTTCTATGTGCCCGGAGGGAGCGGGCCGGGCGTATATACCTATCGGGTCACGGGTATTTCTCCTTGTGGCGTGGCGGAAGGGACGGTCACTGTTTTCGATACCGATCCACCAGAAGCCGGGCGTGATACCAGTGTGACCTTCTGCCAGACCGGGGCCGCCGTCTCGTTGGTGAACCTTTTGGGTGGACCACATGACCTCACCGGCACATGGACAGGGCCGTCACCGTCCCAAGCTTATTTCAGTGGGACCTTCCAGCCCGGCGCTAACACGCCCGGCACCTATACCTACCATGTGAGCGGTGTGCCGCCTTGTGGCGATGACAGTAGCACCGTGACCGTGGCCGTGGTGCCGCCGTTCAATGCCGGCATCAGCCGCAGCATCAGCGTCTGCTCCAATGCCGCCACCTTCGCCATGGTGGACAGCTTGGGAGGAAGTGGAACTGCCGCCTTGAACGGTTCTTGGTACCGCCTGCCTTCGGGGCCGGTGAGCAACGGCATATTCGATCCCGCGCTACCTGGTGGGCCACCCGGCAGCTATCCGCCGGGTACCTATAATTTCCGGTACACGGTGCAGGGCATGGGCAATTCACCCTGCGGACCCGCCCAAGCCGTGCTTACCGTTATCGTGACCGCTGCTCCCAATGCCGGCGGGAATGGAAACTTGTTCCTGTGCTCCACGAGCGGGAACACTCTGATGACCCCTTCATTGACCGGTAGTCCGCAAACCGGAGGTACCTGGAGTTATAACGGCCATAGCCATGGAAGCAGTTTCAACCCGCTTTCGGATACGGCCGGAGTTTACACGTACACGGTCACAGGCGGTGGCGGCACGGGCTGTGCCAATGCTGCGGCGAACGTCACCGTGGTGGTGAACCAGGCCCCGAACGCGGGAAGCAACGGCGTCCGCATCATCTGTTCCCCACCGCCGAACGCGATCGTGCTTCGCGAAGTACTGAACGGAAACCCGGACCCCGGGGGGACATGGACATTGAACGGTGTCACTGTAAGCGAGATCTACCATTCCGAGGACCATGGACCAGGCCAGTATACGTTCATGTACACTGTCACCGGCCAGTTCCCGTGCTCTGCAGCCACCGCTCTTGCCACGATCATCCAGAACCGGAAACCCGAAGTCGGCGTTGACCGCATTCTATCGGTCTGCAGCGACGACCCTAGTGTGGACCTCTTCAACCAATTGGGTCCTACCGCCGACTCCACCGGGAATTGGATCGATGCGGCAGGAGCCCTCACCTCTTCCGTTTTCGTGCCACATGACCATCCGGCTGGCACATACGTGTATCGCTATATTGTTGAAGGGGACGCTCCCTGCGTGAACGACACCGCAACGGTGTCCATTACCGTGAACAGGAAGCCCCAGGCCGGGATCAGCACAGCTCCGCAGATCTGCACCAATTCCCCCATTATGGCTTTGCTGAGCTTATTGGGCGGTACGCCTGACGTCATCAACGGAAGCTGGACCTATCAACCCCCCGTTGGTCCTGCGGTGCCGCATGGTCCCTTCTTTGACCCCGCGACGGATCCCGCAGGTCCGTATATCTACACCGTGACCGGATCGGCACCGTGTACCAATTCCACGGCCACCGTGCAGATCACACTGATCGATCCGCCGGATGCAGGTCTGTTCGGCACCATGAGCGTGTGTGTGAGCGAATGCGCCGTGGTGCTCATAAACGGTCTGCATGGCGCACCGCAGGCCGGAGGAACATGGACCGATATCAACGCCTCCGGGCACTTGAGCAATGGCATATTCAATGCGTGCGCCGTAGCACCGGGCGTGTACCGGTTCCGCTACACCGTGGCGGGCAACGGGCCATGTGCGCAGGATACCGCCTCGGTGGCCGTCACGGTGACCCCGCAATTGAATGCCGGCGATGACGCCAGCACCGTGCTCTGCCTCAGCGAGAATGTGGCGCTTACACCTTACTTGGGAGGAACACCCCAACCCGGTGGCGTTTGGACCGGTATTGAAAGCCAGGCGGGGCTGATCAACGGAGTGCTTAACTGCTCGATCACCGGCGTGGGCGTACATCACTACAGTTACGTGCTCACCGGGTCTTCCAATTGTTCCCCGGACTCCGCCCTTCTCACAGTGACCATCATGACCGGGCCCCAAGCGGGCAGCGACGGGAACACAACGACCTGCTCCAGCGTCCCCTCGATCGACCTCTTCCTATCGATCGGTGTTCCGCACGACTTGAACGGCACTTGGTACTATCCCGCACCGGGCGGTGAATTGACGGGTTCTACGATCCATCCGGGGAGCGACCCTTCCGGGGCCTATCTCTACATCGTGCCGCCCATCGGGGATTGTCCCGCCGACACCGCCAAGGTGAACGTGACGATCACCAATGCCGCGAACGCAGGCACGGACGGAGCACTCAGCTTTTGTTCCAACGGGGCATCCGGGAACCTGAACGAAGGTCTTGGAGGATCGCCGGACCCTGGCGGCTCATGGACTTTCGGTGTGCCACCAGTGCCCCATGGGCCTGTTTACAATCCCGCCATCGACGTACAGGGAAACTATACCTATACCGTTGTAGGCCAGACCCCTTGTCCGAACGCCACGGCCGCCGTCTTTGTCACCGAGACCGCTGCGCCGTTCGCCGGTGACGACAACAGCTATACATTCTGTTCGATCGAAGGTCCCTTCAGCATGATCACCAAGTTGGCGGGCAATCCGCAGAGCGGGGGTACGTGGCGGAGGGACGGGTCGCCCCCCACGACCCATGGATCTCTGTACAACCCGGCAACGGACAGCAGCGGCGTGTTCCTCTACATCCGAGTTGGCACCGGTGCATGTGCCAACGACACGGCGCGGCTCACGGTCACGGAAGTTCGGGCGCCCCAGCCTGGCCACAATGCTATCCTGAACGTTTGCCCCACCGATGCCGAGGTGAACCTCTTTGCTGCACTGGGTCCGGATGCGGACAGCACCGGTATATGGACGGACAGCAACAACGTGGTGCTGGAGGACAGTCTTTTCGATGCTACCCAGAGCACCATCGGCACGTATGTGTTCACCTACACGGTGGCCGGCACTTCGCCTTGCAATGATTCCATTGCCACGGTGACGGTGAACGTAGGCGCAGGTCTCAATGCGGGCATCGGGGGCAACGACACCATCTGTGGCGCGCAAACGGCCTACGACCTTTTCGGATCATTGGGCGGGGATCCGGATACCGGGGGAATATGGAGCGAACAGACCGGCGTGGGTGCCATCACGGGGCACCAATTGAACGCGACCTTGCTGGTACCGGGTTCGTCCTATCCGCTGGTCTACACCCTGAACGACATCGCATGCGGCCAGGTGCAGAGCGTGGTCCAGATGTTCATCGCACCCTATCCGGACCCCGGTGCCGACACCATGGTGATCGTTTGCGCGACATCCGCCACGTTCACCTTGTATCCCTTGTTGGGCCATGCTGATCCCGGCGGCACATGGACGGCACCGGACGGAACACCCGCGGACAACAACTTCGACCCCGCCACGGATCCCGCCGGTGTGTACAGGTATCACCTGTCCGGCAGCGCCTATTGCGCGGATACAGTGGCCCGCCTCACTATCGTGGTGAATTCCCCGTCCAACGCAGGGGATGATGGTACCGCCCAGGTGTGCAACGACGAGCAGGTGGTTCTGTTCCCGTTGTTGAGCGGTGGGGCCCAGACCGGCGGGGCGTGGACCGATCTCGACGGCAGCAATGCATTGACGGGCGGCACGGTGAACGCGGCCGGTTTGAACGCAGGCCAGTACCGATTCCGATACACCGTGGATGTGCAGGGTTGCCCATCGGACAGCAGCGAAGTGGCCCTGCTGATAGTGGACGGCGTCACCGTGAGCGGTGTACAACGCATCTGCAATGAAGTGGACCGCACCTATTTGGTGAGCTTCACCCTCACAGGCGGAACACCCTCCAGCTATGGTGTGACCGGCGGGCCGGGTACACTCTCGGTCACGGCACCATACGTCTTTACCAGCGCACCGATATTCACCAGCCAGCCGTTCGCCTTCCAAGCGGACGATGCAAACCACTGCACACCCCGCACGATCGAAGGCACCACGCCGTGCGAGTTCCAGGACGAGGTGTTCGTCCCTGAGTCCTTCACTCCGAACGATGACGGGATCAACGACAACTTCACCATCCCTGGGATCGAGGGCTATCCCGGCAACAACATCGTCATCTTCAACCGCTGGGGCGGCGAGGTGTACAAGGCGGCGGGCTATGACAACGTCCGTACCGTGTGGGACGGCAGCTCGCCAAAAGCACTGGTGCCTGGTGATGCCTCCTCCGGCACTTAC
Coding sequences:
- a CDS encoding gliding motility-associated C-terminal domain-containing protein, producing the protein METLGSADPGTNGTATLCSNGAAVQLIDSLNGTPDAGGTWSGPAAHPGTFDPATDAPGAFTYTVGLSSATVTVTVHGLPSAGTAGTLISCINGPAVDLFTRLGDSPDVGGAWTLAGNPVSNMFTPGTSAAGTYTYTVTGTPPCPNASANVVVTVIPLANAGTPGSLNTCSNGPAVDLITRLGGSPDAGGAWTLSGNPVSNMFTPGTSVPGTYVYTVNGTPPCPNASANVVVTVVTAPNAGTSRSITVCSDDIPFSMRFQLGGTPDAGGTWSPGGSDTFTPGTSAPGPYVYTVTGTAPCSDASATLTITVRTAPNAGSNRMVTVCSDGAVFNLVDSLGGSPDVGGTWTGPGGAHSGQFQPSTDLGGAYAYHVAGQAPCDPAIATVNVTVRTAPNAGTSVSVVKCSNDASFLLRTQLGGTPATTGTWKGPDNLPFPSGTFIPGTTPPGTYTYTVTGLSPCLPATSTVNLSVIQAPNAGLDSTFSVCSTEGTFALFPRLKGNPDVGGTWTGPGGSPVPSGTFNPATSLSGDYTYRVTGTSPCVDATAKVTVTVVPAANAGSNGSVTLCSTSPNEDLFTHLGGTPNTGGSWTKPTPPGGLLAGGIYQPSNAAHPAGTYTYTVSGTTPCPNVSATVQVVENQAPNAGVDATTPQCSTNPPFNMATILGGPPDPGGTWRNAANATVPATFTPGVTPSGVYRYVVTGLAPCPNDTSKVTVNVATAPKAGTNGATVVCSDDDPVDLFALLGGSPDAGGTWKDPNNQNNNGSYVPGPGAVQGGYTYTVAGLSPCANASAVVTVTQHRRPVAGTSAPLPLCSTDDPVNLFNSLGGTPDAGGTWTGPGGATSNGVFLPSAAGTFVYKYKVTGTAPCDPDSATVTVTVTQAPNAGTSGTLTICSGQNTVDLFDGLGGTPDMNGTWSEIIVTGRLSSHFFNPGVPTQLPPGNYDFRYIVPASGLCVADTATVRVTIVPLLDAGNNGTKNVCNTETQVNLFTGLGGSPQPGGVWVDLDATGQLTGQHFNAQGSGAGTYQFRYRLTGALGCNSDSATVTVNVIAGPNAGHEGFVTFCSDGPPVSLFSYISPADANGTWRKPAPGNQVFSGVYDPPTFSPGDYTYTVSGTGPCSAAVAVVHVSETPAANPGNAAVVTKCANDPSFDMTNALGGTPATNGTWLDPIGMSHTNIFVPGLDPAGVYLYTVAGTFPCGNKTVSLTVNVNPVPMAGGDAAITVCENASGFPLFNLLTGADLGGAWYDPDMDVFPTGFYVPGGSGPGVYTYRVTGISPCGVAEGTVTVFDTDPPEAGRDTSVTFCQTGAAVSLVNLLGGPHDLTGTWTGPSPSQAYFSGTFQPGANTPGTYTYHVSGVPPCGDDSSTVTVAVVPPFNAGISRSISVCSNAATFAMVDSLGGSGTAALNGSWYRLPSGPVSNGIFDPALPGGPPGSYPPGTYNFRYTVQGMGNSPCGPAQAVLTVIVTAAPNAGGNGNLFLCSTSGNTLMTPSLTGSPQTGGTWSYNGHSHGSSFNPLSDTAGVYTYTVTGGGGTGCANAAANVTVVVNQAPNAGSNGVRIICSPPPNAIVLREVLNGNPDPGGTWTLNGVTVSEIYHSEDHGPGQYTFMYTVTGQFPCSAATALATIIQNRKPEVGVDRILSVCSDDPSVDLFNQLGPTADSTGNWIDAAGALTSSVFVPHDHPAGTYVYRYIVEGDAPCVNDTATVSITVNRKPQAGISTAPQICTNSPIMALLSLLGGTPDVINGSWTYQPPVGPAVPHGPFFDPATDPAGPYIYTVTGSAPCTNSTATVQITLIDPPDAGLFGTMSVCVSECAVVLINGLHGAPQAGGTWTDINASGHLSNGIFNACAVAPGVYRFRYTVAGNGPCAQDTASVAVTVTPQLNAGDDASTVLCLSENVALTPYLGGTPQPGGVWTGIESQAGLINGVLNCSITGVGVHHYSYVLTGSSNCSPDSALLTVTIMTGPQAGSDGNTTTCSSVPSIDLFLSIGVPHDLNGTWYYPAPGGELTGSTIHPGSDPSGAYLYIVPPIGDCPADTAKVNVTITNAANAGTDGALSFCSNGASGNLNEGLGGSPDPGGSWTFGVPPVPHGPVYNPAIDVQGNYTYTVVGQTPCPNATAAVFVTETAAPFAGDDNSYTFCSIEGPFSMITKLAGNPQSGGTWRRDGSPPTTHGSLYNPATDSSGVFLYIRVGTGACANDTARLTVTEVRAPQPGHNAILNVCPTDAEVNLFAALGPDADSTGIWTDSNNVVLEDSLFDATQSTIGTYVFTYTVAGTSPCNDSIATVTVNVGAGLNAGIGGNDTICGAQTAYDLFGSLGGDPDTGGIWSEQTGVGAITGHQLNATLLVPGSSYPLVYTLNDIACGQVQSVVQMFIAPYPDPGADTMVIVCATSATFTLYPLLGHADPGGTWTAPDGTPADNNFDPATDPAGVYRYHLSGSAYCADTVARLTIVVNSPSNAGDDGTAQVCNDEQVVLFPLLSGGAQTGGAWTDLDGSNALTGGTVNAAGLNAGQYRFRYTVDVQGCPSDSSEVALLIVDGVTVSGVQRICNEVDRTYLVSFTLTGGTPSSYGVTGGPGTLSVTAPYVFTSAPIFTSQPFAFQADDANHCTPRTIEGTTPCEFQDEVFVPESFTPNDDGINDNFTIPGIEGYPGNNIVIFNRWGGEVYKAAGYDNVRTVWDGSSPKALVPGDASSGTYYYVLDLGDGSDPLKGFVYLNR